In a single window of the Rutidosis leptorrhynchoides isolate AG116_Rl617_1_P2 unplaced genomic scaffold, CSIRO_AGI_Rlap_v1 contig217, whole genome shotgun sequence genome:
- the LOC139881995 gene encoding uncharacterized protein → MAQNQLIDSLTSHISLYHSSISVSPPSNTNPRLTILKWFASLNVHQRQACLTTVDFKHTQLLIQMLGELHNKGQGRFITLPDLPSPEPPFLPGLCYKKSTGLLARVAESNEFERLIFESIRLFSSSEGEKIEECSCYVTCLDSVTVSMDFVENVDKFVEIMDRVSNGRFLRGEASELGSDWVEFEWLKEKGYYTIESFVVNRLEVALRLAWLNNCGSGKKRGVRLREKLNAAGIAANLYWRKKACVDWWTNLDSVLKQKVLVTVLGKSAKSLTSEILKGATSASEDKRWLFSGVENGLRYSNCHTSQRTISRPSADTGFGIVTEPVSLSSKPTYLSDVFDGVRLLHDIISLMLSFQHDEYDVEKLFFSAFGSISTISDCILRKLRGFLMVISLDCTKLELLREGNNTIKPAPKKSKEKPASGSRKKERPIVRESKVTCLLVVVMIAHLDTEKKAGLNIIHHQNDNDKETSPPEHAQDLVVGKGPTKARNNRKVKKKKKSLDAAVEVRNSVRTVNETSPSSLLSQNKVEKSGVLDNFNSEDASDESLTRNGIFASTSSHLSSTTENNTEYISSRIMHEDCIVSSTIAVSPHFPVESSEIQMASSRLETPSCIVDYNPKPPLEVPAPKQCSSVCCSVGINLQNLHEGEFETKPAFSDKMVGVINGKEDSPPPEEQDNKKFYQPGATSSLEWFSYEWPSVAPVYFQSINSHFLPMTDRLHLDGHNWQNHIRQPFVPAIHRARNPSLEGGGSPILSQPLPMSLDWPPMVRSACGLVPSLTCSYDSNFIADFVDLPEPTNTPDPLDECKSHWTSEEEFEVHAVSGIDYNQYFGGGVMYWDPSDHPGTGFSRPPSLSSDDSSWAWHEADLNRAVDDMVAFSSNYSTNGLTSPTATPFCSPFDTLGTGHNNLGYVVHGNELSGKILDSPSTTDVTVDEEVSDSSPILAGDTEGKSGDSLPYPMLRPIIIPNVSRERSRSDFKRSHDHKSPCVPPTKREPRIKRPPSPVVLCVPRAPRPPPPSPISDSRRHRGFPSVRSGSSSPRHWGVRGWYHDGTNLEEGCLRRDGVEVVWPSWRNKNLTHSLIQPLPGALIQDHLIALSQLARDQEHPDVALPLQPPESHNCPTPKGSLSLMLRLLHDEIDTFCKQVAAENTARKPFISWALKRVTRSLQVLWPRSRTNVFGSNATGLSLPTSDVDLVVCLPPVRNLEPIKEAGILEGRNGIKETCLQHAARYLANQEWVKNDSLKTVENTAIPIIMLVVEVPHDLINTTQSPKEDPLQEPSNGQSPNDDLTLLTNEHSSNLKSDMVGLEDSASPICLQMNCASVKDVKSVRLDISFKTPSHTGLQTTELVKELTEQFPAAIPLALVLKQFLADRSLDQSYSGGLSSYCLVLLITRFLQHEHHLGRPLNQNFGSLLMDFLYFFGNVFDPRQMRISVQGSGVYIKRERGHSIDPIHIDDPLFPTNNVGRNCFRIHQCIKAFSEAYSVLDSELTCLPDNADTNILSSSYRLLPKIIPSMNTS, encoded by the exons ATGGCTCAGAACCAACTCATTGACTCGCTTACCTCTCACATCTCTCTCTATCATTCCTCAATTTCAGTTTCTCCTCCTTCAAACACTAACCCTAGGTTGACGATCCTGAAATGGTTCGCCTCTCTTAACGTTCATCAACGCCAAGCTTGCCTTACAACCGTCGATTTCAAGCACACACAGCTCCTCATTCAAATGCTAGGTGAGCTCCATAACAAAGGTCAAGGACGGTTCATTACACTACCAGACCTTCCTTCTCCCGAGCCTCCATTCCTCCCTGGTTTGTGTTACAAGAAGTCGACTGGTCTATTGGCGAGAGTCGCCGAGTCGAACGAGTTTGAACGGTTGATTTTTGAGTCGATTCGGTTGTTCTCGTCGAGTGAAGGGGAGAAGATCGAGGAGTGTTCTTGTTATGTGACTTGCCTGGATTCAGTGACCGTGAGTATGGACTTTGTTGAGAATGTTGATAAATTTGTGGAAATAATGGACAGAGTGTCGAATGGACGCTTTCTGAGAGGCGAGGCAAGTGAATTGGGATCGGATTGGGTGGAGTTTGAGTGGTTAAAAGAGAAAGGGTATTACACCATTGAATCGTTTGTTGTGAATAGGTTGGAGGTGGCATTGAGATTGGCGTGGTTGAATAATTGTGGCAGTGGGAAGAAAAGAGGGGTCAGATTAAGAGAAAAGCTCAATGCCGCTGGTATTGCAGCCAATTTATATTGGAGGAAAAAGGCATGTGTTGATTGGTGGACGAACTTGGATTCTGTGTTGAAGCAGAAGGTCTTGGTTACAGTACTGGGGAAGTCAGCAAAATCTCTG ACTTCCGAGATTCTAAAGGGCGCCACTAGTGCATCAGAGGATAAGAGGTGGCTTTTCAGTGGAGTTGAAAATGGATTAAGGTATAGCAATTGTCATACTTCACAAAGGACCATCTCAAGACCGTCAGCTGATACAGGTTTTGGGATTGTCACGGAGCCTGTTTCTCTTTCAAGTAAACCTACTTACTTATCCGATGTCTTCGATGGTGTACGCTTGCTTCATGATATTATTTCTTTGATGTTATCATTTCAGCATGATGAATATGATGTAGAGAAGCTGTTTTTTAGTGCATTTGGTTCTATCAGTACCATTTCTGATTGTATACTAAGAAAGTTGCGAGGATTTCTTATGGTTATTTCGCTTGATTGCACAAAACTTGAACTACTTCGAGAAGGTAATAATACTATTAAGCCGGCACCCAAAAAGTCAAAGGAAAAGCCTGCTTCGGGCAGCCGTAAAAAGGAAAGACCCATAGTAAGAGAAAGCAAAGTCACGTGCCTATTGGTTGTGGTCATGATTGCTCATCTA GATACTGAGAAAAAGGCAGGTCTGAATATTATACATCATCAAAATGACAACGACAAAGAGACATCACCCCCG GAACATGCCCAAGACTTGGTTGTTGGTAAGGGGCCAACAAAGGCAAGGAATAATAGAAaggtaaaaaagaaaaagaaaagcctTGATGCTGCTGTCGAAGTTAGAAATTCTGTAAGGACGGTCAATGAAACATCCCCATCTTCACTTCTTTCTCAAAACAAGGTGGAAAAATCTGGCGTTTTGGATAACTTTAACTCTGAGGATGCATCTGATGAAAGCTTGACTAGAAATGGCATATTTGCTTCCACTTCAAGCCATCTCAGTTCAACCACGGagaataatacggagtatatttcCAGCCGAATCATGCATGAAGATTGTATAGTTAGTTCTACAATTGCCGTCTCTCCCCATTTTCCCGTGGAAAGTAGCGAGATTCAAATGGCATCTTCCCGATTGGAGACTCCAAGTTGTATAGTTGACTACAATCCTAAACCTCCTCTTGAAGTTCCTGCCCCTAAACAGTGTAGTAGTGTCTGCTGTAGTGTAGGCATTAACTTACAGAATTTACATGAAGGTGAGTTTGAAACGAAACCAGCCTTTTCTGACAAAATGGTCGGAGTTATCAATGGAAAGGAGGATTCTCCTCCCCCTGAAGAACAAGACAACAAAAAATTTTATCAGCCTGGGGCAACAAGCTCTTTGGAATGGTTTTCATATGAGTGGCCTAGTGTAGCTCCAGTCTATTTTCAATCAATTAATTCTCATTTCCTACCAATGACTGATAGATTGCATCTGGATGGTCACAACTGGCAAAACCACATTCGACAACCTTTTGTTCCTGCTATACATCGAGCTAGAAATCCTTCCTTAGAAGGAGGGGGCAGTCCAATTCTTTCCCAACCTTTGCCAATGAGTCTAGATTGGCCACCAATGGTCAGAAGTGCATGTGGATTGGTCCCATCACTAACTTGTAGCTATGACTCTAATTTTAT TGCGGATTTCGTGGACTTACCTGAACCTACTAATACACCTGATCCCCTAGATGAATGTAAAAGCCACTGGACATCGGAGGAAGAATTTGAGGTGCACGCGGTTTCAGGTATAGATTATAACCAATACTTTGGTGGTGGTGTAATGTATTGGGATCCTTCTGATCATCCAGGGACAGGTTTCTCTCGGCCTCCATCACTTAGTTCTGATGATAGCTCGTGGGCATGGCATGAAGCAGACTTGAATAGGGCCGTTGATGACATGGTCGCCTTTTCTTCTAACTATAGTACAAATGGCCTGACTTCTCCTACTGCTACTCCATTTTGCTCTCCTTTTGATACATTGGGGACTGGGCATAATAACCTTGGTTATGTTGTGCATGGAAATGAATTATCTGGCAAAATATTGGACTCACCTAGTACAACAGATGTGACTGTGGATGAAGAAGTCTCTGATTCTTCGCCAATTTTAGCTGGTGATACAGAAGGGAAGTCGGGAGATTCACTTCCTTATCCAATGTTGCGGCCTATAATTATTCCGAATGTGTCAAGAGAAAGATCAAGATCTGATTTCAAGCGTAGTCATGACCATAAAAGCCCATGTGTTCCTCCTACAAAGCGTGAACCTAGGATAAAGCGGCCACCTTCCCCTGTAGTGCTTTGTGTTCCGCGGGCTCCACGTCCTCCTCCACCGTCTCCTATTAGTGATTCCAGGAGACACAGGGGTTTTCCAAGTGTAAGATCCGGTAGTTCCAGCCCGAGACATTGGGGTGTGAGAGGTTGGTATCATGATGGAACTAACTTGGAGGAGGGTTGCCTACGAAGGGATGGTGTGGAAGTTGTTTGGCCTTCCTGGAGAAATAAGAATCTCACCCACTCTTTGATTCAGCCTCTTCCTGGTGCTTTGATCCAAGATCATTTGATTGCATTATCCCAGTTAGCTCGTgaccaagaacat CCTGACGTAGCACTTCCTCTACAACCGCCTGAGTCGCACAACTGTCCTACGCCAAAGGGGTCTCTATCTTTGATGCTCAGATTACTTCATGATGAAATTGACACTTTTTGCAAACAG GTTGCCGCTGAGAATACAGCTCGGAAGCCCTTTATTAGTTGGGCATTGAAGCGTGTTACTCGGTCTCTCCAGGTCCTGTGGCCCCGTTCTCGGACAAATGTCTTTGGTTCAAATGCAACGGGTTTGTCCCTTCCGACAAGTGATGTTGACCTTGTTGTTTGTCTTCCCCCTGTCAGGAACTTG GAACCTATTAAAGAAGCTGGGATTTTGGAGGGCCGTAACGGCATTAAGGAGACTTGCCTTCAG CACGCTGCCAGGTACCTTGCCAATCAGGAGTGGGTGAAAAATGATTCTTTGAAGACAGTGGAGAATACAGCG ATACCTATTATTATGCTTGTGGTGGAAGTTCCTCACGATCTCATCAACACTACTCaatcgccaaaagaagatccaTTGCAAGAACCTTCCAATGGTCAATCACCAAATGACGATCTAACTCTCTTGACCAACGAGCACAGCAGTAATTTGAAATCTGATATGGTTGGTTTGGAAGATTCTGCCTCACCAATATGTTTGCAGATGAATTGTGCAAGTGTAAAGGATGTGAAATCGGTCCGCCTAGATATTAGCTTCAAGACTCCGTCACATACTGGCCTTCAAACGACAGAATTG GTGAAAGAGCTGACTGAGCAATTTCCAGCTGCTATTCCTCTTGCATTGGTCTTGAAACAGTTCTTGGCAGATCGTAGCCTCGATCAATCATATTCCGGTGGCTTAAGCTCCTATTGTTTG GTGTTACTCATCACGCGCTTCTTGCAGCATGAGCATCATCTTGGTCGACCTCTTAACCAG AACTTTGGAAGTCTTCTGATGGATTTTCTTTACTTCTTCGG AAATGTGTTTGATCCTCGGCAAATGCGTATATCTGTACAGGGAAGTGGAGTTTACATTAAGAGGGAAAGGGGACACAG CATTGATCCAATACATATTGACGATCCTCTTTTCCCAACAAATAATGTTGGAAGAAATTGCTTCCGCATACATCAATGCATTAAG GCATTTTCAGAAGCTTATTCGGTGTTGGACAGTGAACTCACATGCCTCCCAGACAATGCTGATACAAATATATTGTCTTCATCATATCGGTTGCTTCCGAAAATCATTCCAAGTATGAATACATCATAG